The genomic stretch TACAGTGGATCTGTCTGCCTCTGTGTCCAAACTTTTTTCTTTTGGAACACATATGTGTAAcagatttcttttttttctcgcAAAATTATGGATATCTGGAAAAAGATCTAAAAATAACACACATGTTTTATAAATTTTCCAAATAGATTAAGGATTATTTTCAGGGGACATAATCCTGatatatttcaatttttgtgACACGTAtgatgtttttttgggggggaacaTACCGGTAATCCTTATATTGTGTATTTCTTATGAAATGTATAGTATTTTTTTAGGGGTCACAATTCTGACCAATCTGACTTAATGCCACATTAATGATATGTTATTTTCATGTGACATAATCCTGACATATCTTACTTAATGTGATATTTGTGATGTGTTATTTTCAGGGGATGTAATCCTGTCCGTGAACGGAGACAAAGTTGGGGAACTGTCTCATCAAAACCTAGTTGCTAAGATACAGCAAGCTGGCAACAAGATGAGGTGAACTATTTACTTAACTTAGTTAACTATCATTACCTCTTAGCAATTACTGATGTACAGTACCACACAAGAAAAAGCCTaagctaaaaaaaataatttggtttaATTTCTGTCATTTTTGTCTATTCATCTTCATTTATGAGCTGAAACCAAAACTGTTAAAAGTTCCGAGGTGCTGAAATCACATGAGGAGAGACAATCCTAGTGGTTAAAAATATTGCCTTCAAAAATATGTTGACATGACatggttttgtttatttgccGATTAACATTATGGTTCATTaatgcaaatattattttaacccTAACATGATAtggcaaatatttattttgattgtcACATTGAAAGCTTCTTTTAATTCTGTTacatataaagttaaaaaaattaaaatggacAAAAAGTTAAGCCCATTAAATTTTATTCAGTGcaggttaaagggatcttttcacgctttggtaaattgacaaaattgaaattttttgtttcagattcgcaaattttcgttttagttatgacatttgtgaggaaacagtaatactgaacatttaccatggtctaatatagccattatatgcatcttttgacgattttaaaacctaaaaattataaagcgttgcaacgcgaaacgattgaataatttggagagttctgtttttgtcgttaaattttgtgaaactacgaagattgcttatataaggtataaaatacttaaactgtgtatactcggcggatagctcagtaggcttaagcgtttttacttcaggactctggcaggactccaggggtcactggttcgaaacctggtccgggcaatcttcttttccttttttaaattttattcttgattttttactggagcttttacgatccaatgtttacatttatcgatataaagcatttaatgaataagttaaaaaatgccaaaatctgtgaaaaggcccctttaagtgattATATAAAAGTTCACTTTCAAGCGTTGCTGATGGCATATGACAATATATCAGTTTTGTGGTTTACATTTCCTTATTTAAAACTGTCAGTTATCTGATGACAACAGTGCCTTGCACATGATTGTGAATTATGCGCTGCACTTAAATATTACCACATGCATAACTAATGATTTCATTCCTTGTTTTACAGGACATTTTTGAACACTTAAGTTGACAGAAGAAACAAAAAATGTGTGAATGCCCCTTATAAAGAAGGCGGCATTTAGTGGTTACACGATCCTTCTGTCAGTCTGTTGTTCTATCTGTGGATCAGTGAGAAATTTCAGCCATAACTTAaccatatattgatttattttgttataattggCAATACATGTGCACAATTATAGCACAACATTCTTCTTCAGAGGTACATATGACactaagaggtcaaaggtcaaatttggacATGCTTAAAACAGCTTGTCCTTTTTGTTACTTAGGCATTTATcttgaattgaaaataaattgccATTTATTTACTACCATTAGGAGTCAGGATTTTGTGCATAAAACTAGTCTCTCTACTCCGTGGTAAAGATCATTTTTGAGGTCAAATGTCAACATTTGCCATGAAACATCTTGAATTTACAGAAACTTTGTGATTCATCTGATTATCTTAAAGGCTAAGGTAACTCGTTTAGGTAAGACGTAAAATTTTACCATAAAAAGCTTGTTTGTGACATAATTggagttttgaataaaaaaattgaatgtGGGGGCAGATTTGTTGTCCTTTTTTACCTTGATGTTTTTAGTTTCAGATTGGTGGTTCTATTTGAACTTAACTGTTTTAGATTGGTGGTTCTTTTCTACCATTCTTGTTTCAGATTGGTGACATGTACCCTTCTTGTTTCAGATTATTGACATGTACCCTTCTTGTTTCAGATTTATGACCTTAACCCTTCTTGTTTCAGATTGGTGACATTGACCCTTCTTGTTTCAGATTGGTGACATTGACCCTTCTTGTTTCAGATTGGTGACATTGACCCTTCTTGTTTCAGATTGGTGACATTGACCCTTCTTGTTTCAGATTGGTGACATTGACCCTTCTTGTTTCAGATTTATGACCTTAACCCTTCTTGTTTCAGATTGGTGACATTGACCCTTCTTGTTTCAGATTGGTGACATTGACCCTTCTTGTTTCAGATTGGTGACATTGACCCTTCTTGTTTCAGATTGGTGACATTGACCCTTCTTGTTTCAGATTGGTGACATTGACCCTTCTTGTTTCAGATTGGTGACATTGACCCTTCTTGCTTCAGATTGGTGACATTGACCCTTCTTGTTTCAGATTTATGACATTAACCCTTCTTGCTTCAGATTGGTGACATTGACCCTTCTTGCATCAGATTTGTGACATTGACCCTTCTAGTTTGAGATAATTGACATTCACCTTTTTTGTTTCAGAttgattaccttgacctttcttGTTTCATATTGGTGACATTTACCTTTCTTGTTTCAGATTTGTGATATTGACCCTTCTTGTTTCAGATTGGTGACATGTACCCTTCTTGTTTCAGATTGGTGACATTGACTCTTCTTGTTTCATATTGGTGACATGTTCCCTTCTTGTTTCAGAttggtgacattgacctttcttGTTTCTGATTTGTGACATTGACCCTTCTTGTTTCAGATTGGTGACATTGACCCATCTTGTTTCAGATTGGTGATATTGACCTATCTTGTTTCAGAttggtgacattgacctttcttGTTTCAGATTGGTGACATGTACCCTTCTTGTTTCAGATTGGTGACATTGACCCTTCTTGTTTCAGATTGGTGACATTGACCCATCTTGTTTCTGATAGGTGACATTGACCCTTCTTGTTTCAGAttggtgacattgacctttcttGTTTCAGATTGGTGACGTTGACCCTTCTTGTTTCAGATTTGTGACATTGACCCTTCTTGTTTCAGATTTGTGACATTGACCCATCTTGTTTCAGATTGGTGACATGTACCCTTCTTGTTTCAGATTGATGACATTGACCCTTCTTGTTTCAGATTTGTGACATTGACCCATCTTGTTTCAGATTGGTGACATGTACCCTTCTTGTTTCAGACTGATGACATTGACCCTTCCTGTTTCAGAttggtgacattgacctttcttGTTTCAGATTGGTGTCACTGACCCTTCTTGTTTCAGATTTGTGACATTGACCCATCTTGTTTCAGATTGGTGACATGTATCCTTCTTGTTTCAGATTGATGACATTGACCCTTCTTGTTTCAGAttggtgacattgacctttcttGTTTCAGATTGGTGACATGTACCCTTCTTGTTTGAGATTTGTGACATTGACCCTTCTTGTTTCTGATTTGTGACCTTGAAATTTCTTGTTTTAGATTGGTGACATTGACCCTTCTTGTTTCAgattgatgaccttgacctatcttGTTTCAGAttggtgacattgacctttcttGTTTCAGATTGGTGACATTGACCCTTCTTGTTTCAGATTGGTGACATTGACCCATCTTGTTTCAGATTGGTGATATTGACCTTTCTTGTTTAAGAGTTGTGAcctttacaattttgttttattttttgtttaattttgtcccTCCTTGTTTCAGATTGGTGGTTCTGTTTGAAGATTGCTGCAGGAAAGTGGACCTCCATGAACGATTCATCAAACTCAAGGTAACAATGATTGGCTAATTCAATATCTAAATGTGTTTTTGCACATTAATTTGTTTGCATATTGAACACATTATTACCATGTTATTGTCGAATTTTGTACAAAACACAATAGACAAATTAAAAAGTTATGTATGGTTTTAAAAGTCGCTGACTAGTGAGTCATCTAAAGTCAGATATTAACATGTGAGGTGGGCAGAGTTGGGGAGTTATTTACAATTAGATACTTTAGGTGTGCTCAGTTAGGGAGTCAACTACAGTCAGAGACTAACATGTGAGGTGTAGGGTTGGTTGTATTGTGGTGGGTTGGAGAGGGAGGATATTCTTTAttccatataaaaaaaaatgaaaatattggatccacaaatatttaaatgtttaaacgtCCTTTTGTGATGTTTATGTGATCAaaacattttcctttttaaaCATGTACACTAAAAATGCACAGCTATCTTTTACATATAAAATGGAACAGTATCAATGTAGATTGGAGTGTTATGTAAATAAACTTCGGTCCAACCTGCCAAAAGCGAATCTGTATTAACATTCTACATGTGTGAGATTAATTGAACATGGTTATCTGGGTTATCTGTTGACAATCGTAATATGACACTGTATATTTGCAAGTCCAAGGAATGTGTATGTCTTGCCTATTATATACTGTACCTATCATGTTACCCAAAGATGATATGAATTTATTGCCTTTTAATTTAACTATCATTACCACTGATGTTAGGATCATTTTTATAGTGAAgaaatgttaatgattatttgggGAAAATGATACCAGATAAATATTGATTATGTCtgcatagaaaaaaaaatcaatcaatttgaaACCATTTATAGGCAGGGTAAATGCTACATTGTTAAACAAGAATATATATTAGTTGGAGACCACTGGTCCTAGGCCCCTGTAATTTGTGTGGGCCCCCTTGATTTGCAGATAAAACTGCTGTATAGTTTTTCTTAATAACATGACATGCTGAGAGAACAAATGTAGGCAATTCAGAATTGCTGAAAGGACCGTCAACATAGGTTTACTATGGCTTTAATTTGCATCAATTATCATATTATGTTCTTGTATTTAACAAGACATGTGATGTCAAATTGATTATTTACTAATTGGTTGcaaatttagctgacttgaatgGTATTGTTAAGTGACGTCACTGGGGTTGGGGTGGAAAAAGTCTCTTAAATAATAGATAAAATTTAGTTCTTAGTTACATtaaatttttcaatattaagTAGACTTCTACTTTGTAATTTGATAGGTATGAACACCAGCATGCTTATTCTTTTGTGCTAATTTTAGTTCTAATATGTTAGTTCTTGTTTACTCTTGCAGAGTGTGTTGCGGTCCAAATATCTCGAACTGAAAGACATAGAGCGACAGGAAGTTGATCTACTTGAGAGTGAGTAGATTGTGTACCACAAAGgctaattataacaaaaactggGGGTTACATTATTGAAGCACTGCTGGTCATgcattaacccttaaagcgctggagccgaattttaaaggcctttgcaaacagtttggatccagatgagacgccacagaacgtggcgtctcatctggatccaaactgtttgctattctgatagtattctttgaaaaaaaatgaagaaaatgcttattttagaaattcagcagacgacattttagcagaagacaaattacccagcatgcaaatggttaacaACAAATGCTGGGATTTACCAGTtgtgaggtcaaggtcaatgcACTTTTATGTGATATGGACATTAAAAGGCATATTTGTAAAATTATCTTTTTAAAGTGTTTGACATCTGACTTTGAAATATCATATGTAAGCAagctttaaacaagagctgtggtATCATAATAAAGTCGACATGACATGTGGCTCAAACTCTCACTCCAATTTCTGTTTTGCTTGAAGTTAAAAAAAAGGAATatcttatttctatatttttataaatatattttggttAATGGGCTCAACTTTGTGAATGTTGAATTTTCTAATAGCTCTAATTTTTTGGCAGTCCGTAGGTCACTGTTTTCTTGCCTTATTTAGTTTATTAAGTTTAAATTTGACGAAATTGTTTTGTGATCGGATAaaatttaatgtgaaaatactattgcatgtatattaaaattaaaatctaaCAACAGGCACAtaactgaccccccccccccccccgaaaaagaGAATTTTTCAGAAAAAGCTTAAAAGCTTATGAAAATTTGATTCTTAAAAAGGTGTAAACGttagataattttattttttaaccttATCACACATTTTCGCAGGGTCActgaattttatgttttaatttaatttaattttctttaagaATCCAAAACTTCACATATTGTCTTATCAAAGATTTTTACACGGTCCTGTTTTGTCTTCCCCAGAGCACAGGGACAGTCTTGGTCTCAACCGGTTTGAGGCATTACGTCAGAGTGTGCTCAGTCACCAGTCAAGCAGCAGTGACAGCTGGGACGCTTATAGTCTGATATCCACACCTAATGGGCTACATTCCACCGGTAGGTAACACTGCACTGACTGCAGCGCATTTATACAAAATGTGGAATTGATATGTTCCTATAAACCCCAGAAAATCGTTGAATAATAAATCTTAAACTGAAGTGAACTGAagtatttcacattttaaatgttttattttttatattaataccCCATGAAGCTCAACTAGACATGATAATGCAAGTGaattaaataagaatttaatCATTATTTTTCATCTTGTAACATGTTCTTGCCAGTGCTATCCTGTTTATCAATTAGAAACCTAGAAGCTCTGCAACTTAAGAAGATCTGACAAGCTTTTAATAAAACGCATATATCATCAAACCAAAATGACGCAACTTTAGTTCTATATATTATTTAACCTAAAAATTcaacattaaaaatgaatttgataTAGGATGACAGTTATATGTTTACATTCcccaaaataaattatacaatatcAAATAGTATTACTTACTGGTACAGTAAGGTCAGGATTACCAgtatataattatctataatAACAGAATGCATTCAAAGTAAAATATATCAAAGTATGGTAAATTTGGGATGAGCCAGTTTTTCACCAGCTGAGTGTTAAATTAGAATTTAAAAGACGTTTTATCAAGAGCTTTTTTGCAGACAAATTATGAGCTGTTCATCAGAAAATTTCTATAAACTTTAATGATGAATTCATCTAATACCGTGTTTTACTTTCTATGTATTGATTTCTTATGTAACAATCTCTAGCTTGAAAATACTGGATTGTGTCACAAGATAATCAACTCTATCCTTGAAACGAAGAATCTACAGTTCAATTCAACATTAATTTGTGTTTACCTACTGTTATAGATTTTAAATAATTCCAGGTCCATTCGCACATGGCTGGCCGTCATCTACGTCCCTAAAAAGCTTTTCACTGGACACTGTATCAGACATATTCCCTGATGACTGTGATTATATTGACTCAGACACGGACAGTGGAAGCTTGAGTCTTCCCCGAGGCGCGGAGTCGAGTAAAGCGTATTCATCAGACTCCAATCTTGCTCGAAGAAGAGATGCTTTTGAGAAAGGTGCTATAGGGAAAAACGTTGTTGGAATGACAAGACAGAAAGAGATGCGGATGTCTGATAGTACTTTGTATCGAAGGTCAAAAGGTAGCATGGATGAAATACATCAGCATGTAAAATTGAAAGGTTCTGAAGGAAGCAACCGTGCTAAATTGGTGCTGAAGTCTGTAGATAGTCTCCAAGATGATGTGTTTGTTGAAGAGACAAGTGAAAGTAGGGAAAGTAGAGCATTGGTGCGCAGGAATAGCAGTGTGCGGACTTTAAAAGAAAATGAGGTATTTTATGCAGGAGAGAATGGGAATATTATAGTGCCAAAGATATGTATCGATGGTGAAGAGGTGTACACAAGATTTGAAAATATTGACACTTCAGTGACTGTTAGTGGGGGTGTGGGCGAGGAACACGATGAGTATCCAGAGAAAATCGTTGCCATGGAAATTGCAAAGGACATGGCATTGTTAGAGAAGCAGAACGCTGACAGTAGTATAGTGTTTGATGAAGACATTCCAGATGCGTTCACAAAATCATTAAGTGGCTCAAATTCTCCAAAAGTGTCACCAAAAGGTTCACCTTTATCCTCACCCATGCCTTTTCATAATAACTCCACAATTTCAAGTCTTCATTCATTCAATTCTTTGGAATATGGTGCtaataagaataaaattccaCTGAAACTGCAGAATAATAGTTTAAATTTTTTGCCAAAGACAGAAAGAGCTCAACACATTGGTAGCAGGCTTCCGTACAATCAGTTGAAGATGAGCATTCCAGACATTCGTGTGTCATTCCATGCAGAAAACTACGAGGTGATTTACTTCAATGAAAAAGATGAAACAACAAAACTGTGATGGAAAACTCAGTGCTTTGTTTCACGTCTATTTGTTGATGTATAAAAACGATGGAATCATTGTTACTGGTCTACGAGAGCCATTGATTGCAAGATTAGTACTTTATAAACAAACTATTCTTTAGAGTTGTTTTATTTGCTATTAAGAAACAATATGCAGTTTTAGGCAAAAGCATAAAACATCTAAAAATGTTGCCTGAGAGAATTgaagatttaatcatttttagctcatctatttttgaaaaaaaattatgagctattgtcatcaccttggcgtcatcgtcggcgtccggttaagttttgcgtttaggtccacttttctcagaaagtgtcaatgctattgcattcaaacttaatacacttacttactatcatgaggggactgggcaggcaaagttagataactctggcgtgcattttgacagaattatgtgccctttttatacttagcaaattgaaaattttggttaagttttgtgtttaggtccattttattccttaagtatcaaagctattgctttcatacttgcaacacttactaactatcataaggggactgtgcaggcaaagttatgtaactctgactggcattttgacagaattatgtgccctttttatacttagaaaattgaaaatttggttaagttttgtgtttaggtccacttttttcctacagtatcaaagctattgctttaatacttgcaacacttataaactatcataaggggactgtgcaggcaaagttatgtaactctgactggcatttggacggaattatgggccctttatacttagaaaattgaaatttggttaagttttgtgttttggtccactttacccctaaagtatcatagatattgctttcatgcttggaacactcgcaaactatcataagggtacagtaaaaggacaagttgcataactctggttgtcatttttacggaattatggcccttttttgacttagtaactttgaatatatggttaaattttgtgtttcgatccattttacttctaaagtatcaaggctattgctttcaaacttcaaatacttaaatgctatcatgaggttactgtacccggcaagttgaattttaccttgacctttgaataaccttgactctcaaggtcaaattattaaatgttgctaaaattgccatcattattaacttctttatttatgattagatttgattgatactttgacaaaactacttttacctgacataccacaatagactccacccaaaccatcccccgtgcccatccccccctcctcccccccccccccccccccccccgaatcccccccactaaattattattatttattttttttaagatcatctcacaaatgaccaccacacccacacactatacccccccaacccccccaaattattttttttgaaacggttaaaaacacaaatatttatttttattattttatttttgaaataccgtccaaccatcgcacccaagaatcccctcccccccacccactcccgaaaaaaaataattttttttttgcatttttttttcgcatttttggaagataatgtaataaatatccacacacccacactatacacccctcttcactccacccctccctcctttgtgattgaaattgagagtcccttcacctttaaaaagaaaatagatgagcggtctgcacccgcaaggcggtgctcttgttatttgccttgtttttgcattatttattattcataatagTGTTAAATGCATATTGTAAAATCAATGAGAATCATGCTAGACTTTTTAATAACATGTGTTTAATAATTAATAGACAggcctttttttaattatttatcatcatttttgggaaaaaaaatcttACCAGTTTTGGAATATGAACTTTAATTGTGAAACTGAAAAGGATtactttttaacttaaaattgtaaaAGTATTATTGCttgatttattaattttgaataattattgataaaacagACAATAAAATAGAGATATAAGTTAAATGCATATTACAACTTCAAActctttatttctatatttgacAGCTCAATTTCAGAACATCAGAaagtcaaaaaaaatatttttactgttGGAAACACGCAAACAAATTATTAAGAATTACTGTTATGAAATAAGCCAAAAAAGCCTTGATAGAGCTTCTTAATTGTGATCAGATTTAAGTACAACAAGCACATTAGGACATCTGACATTCCCTTGACCTTGATCTGACCTTTCCACAACTCATATCACAATTGTGTAAGTATAAAAATGATATTTcctttgttaataaaataaataataaacaaataaat from Dreissena polymorpha isolate Duluth1 chromosome 10, UMN_Dpol_1.0, whole genome shotgun sequence encodes the following:
- the LOC127848302 gene encoding uncharacterized protein LOC127848302 isoform X2; its protein translation is MWDLRKNFNKKALSDMGKRSSIGAELHHLDEDKAITTDPSDQSKRRTLMLIKRDNSWGFTLQTYGITHKKTGDTEIMTYVDYVAIDGAAWIAGMRKGDVILSVNGDKVGELSHQNLVAKIQQAGNKMRLVVLFEDCCRKVDLHERFIKLKSVLRSKYLELKDIERQEVDLLEKHRDSLGLNRFEALRQSVLSHQSSSSDSWDAYSLISTPNGLHSTGPFAHGWPSSTSLKSFSLDTVSDIFPDDCDYIDSDTDSGSLSLPRGAESSKAYSSDSNLARRRDAFEKGAIGKNVVGMTRQKEMRMSDSTLYRRSKGSMDEIHQHVKLKGSEGSNRAKLVLKSVDSLQDDVFVEETSESRESRALVRRNSSVRTLKENEVFYAGENGNIIVPKICIDGEEVYTRFENIDTSVTVSGGVGEEHDEYPEKIVAMEIAKDMALLEKQNADSSIVFDEDIPDAFTKSLSGSNSPKVSPKGSPLSSPMPFHNNSTISSLHSFNSLEYGANKNKIPLKLQNNSLNFLPKTERAQHIGSRLPYNQLKMSIPDIRVSFHAENYEVIYFNEKDETTKL
- the LOC127848302 gene encoding uncharacterized protein LOC127848302 isoform X1; protein product: MDKTYINRRKIKEKALSDMGKRSSIGAELHHLDEDKAITTDPSDQSKRRTLMLIKRDNSWGFTLQTYGITHKKTGDTEIMTYVDYVAIDGAAWIAGMRKGDVILSVNGDKVGELSHQNLVAKIQQAGNKMRLVVLFEDCCRKVDLHERFIKLKSVLRSKYLELKDIERQEVDLLEKHRDSLGLNRFEALRQSVLSHQSSSSDSWDAYSLISTPNGLHSTGPFAHGWPSSTSLKSFSLDTVSDIFPDDCDYIDSDTDSGSLSLPRGAESSKAYSSDSNLARRRDAFEKGAIGKNVVGMTRQKEMRMSDSTLYRRSKGSMDEIHQHVKLKGSEGSNRAKLVLKSVDSLQDDVFVEETSESRESRALVRRNSSVRTLKENEVFYAGENGNIIVPKICIDGEEVYTRFENIDTSVTVSGGVGEEHDEYPEKIVAMEIAKDMALLEKQNADSSIVFDEDIPDAFTKSLSGSNSPKVSPKGSPLSSPMPFHNNSTISSLHSFNSLEYGANKNKIPLKLQNNSLNFLPKTERAQHIGSRLPYNQLKMSIPDIRVSFHAENYEVIYFNEKDETTKL